A section of the Acropora muricata isolate sample 2 chromosome 4, ASM3666990v1, whole genome shotgun sequence genome encodes:
- the LOC136914448 gene encoding uncharacterized protein, whose protein sequence is MNVNTLALVLTFTLAHGILVLGLSRKGEKAAHHAFKHQWSRIFRVNRKDNSAKTAKLQHSKRAFRKKEKLEILKCPGHEKETAQNDILVKELALSSEILGDRRPAIKKGNDKHTGPKRKIHKGNTVARNVGLPYPVSRPVGQKRTLISLPPLTNVLGNGNPASRTLLTAIGLLFNKKNHFEKDSNALTLAKVLLDRDQSFDSNRLTHDHYLHSVESQLDSLFNILRFLNASLSQKSMVGERKSTIHTELVNPTELGVAILRLLFGHNANLVMEPWNEQVLINGQTAARVSSHVHPRISSSRIRLPLYMRTFHHNKSIARRKHHKMSFSFALAKAISELIKSMAKEDLNNYMQKTHTRNKFARQKHLAKIPERYWPSKKKIDVQGNRKSWVLLKIPKSSEEIIHHQTTADEAHKEHDEEIESDKASAGIVDTLGKLSLDSNDGNTETQLKNGMNKDTRKDPTPEIKGSPTVKVGYSVRILPSLQGSSGIQAKVNQQTNTVKPLSNSQSTQAFTDAVQKLLRAVQFSIKSLQGKQVIGHVPNISAVTNENPENAVNNRISSIVSDQLRTTEKTNTGTVRGISNSPTAINTVQLLEKQPVIPSTPTGLGPDKLSAFSRARGQNGAATNENTILDPWKDLEPITKSISPTKKLGPSGNVLFESATELGVPRGAQDTDTVSHIQEDLELFAEKALQAHNHYREEHHASRLRWSDELAAQAEKLAYDMAMKGMVERSDVASAMGYGENVAKITGVPFNDAGSVATDVWYSESSNYSYSYPRVTAQTDAFTQLVWRETTEIGMGCAKDIATNDLYVVALYKPPGNNRRLLRENVMNKGAMTEDVYATIFKRTQ, encoded by the exons ATGAACGTGAATACACTAGCTCTGGTGCTTACTTTTACCTTGGCGCATGGTATACTTGTCTTAG GGTTGTCgagaaaaggagaaaaagcGGCACATCATGCCTTCAAACATCAGTGGAGCAGGATATTTAGGGTAAATAGGAAAGATAATTCTGCAAAAACAGCCAAGCTACAACATTCAAAAAGAGCATTTAGAAAGAAGGAAAAGTTGGAAATATTGAAATGCCCTGGACATGAAAAAGAAACTGCACAGAATGATATTTTGGTTAAAGAATTAGCCCTATCTTCAGAAATTCTCGGAGACAGGAGACCTGCAATCAAGAAGGGGAATGATAAACACACTGGTCCGAAAAGGAAAATTCACAAGGGAAACACTGTAGCAAGAAATGTTGGATTACCTTACCCCGTTTCAAGACCAGTGGGTCAGAAAAGAACTTTAATATCATTACCACCACTTACAAATGTTCTTGGAAATGGGAATCCCGCGTCAAGAACTCTCCTTACTGCAATTGGCCTGTTGTTtaacaagaaaaatcattttgAAAAGGATTCAAACGCTCTTACTCTTGCTAAAGTGCTTCTTGACAGAGATCAAAGCTTTGATTCCAATCGTCTCACTCACGATCATTACTTGCACAGCGTCGAATCCCAACTTGACAGTTTGTTCAATATACTCCGGTTCTTAAACGCCTCCTTGTCTCAAAAGAGTATGGTAGGTGAACGTAAGTCCACCATACACACAGAACTTGTTAATCCCACAGAACTAGGAGTGGCAATATTAAGACTATTATTTGGACATAACGCTAACCTTGTCATGGAACCCTGGAATGAGCAAGTGCTAATCAATGGACAAACTGCAGCAAGAGTATCATCACATGTGCATCCACGAATTTCTAGCTCAAGAATTAGACTTCCATTGTATATGAGAACATTTCATCATAATAAAAGTATAGCAAGACGAAAACACCACAAAATGTCATTCTCATTTGCACTCGCGAAAGCCATTAGCGAGCTTATAAAATCAATGGCCAAAGAAGACTTAAATAATTACATGCAAAAAACGCATACCCGAAACAAATTCGCCAGGCAGAAACACCTTGCAAAGATTCCTGAACGCTATTGGCcttctaaaaagaaaattgacgtCCAAGGGAATCGAAAATCGTGGGTTCTCCTAAAAATTCCGAAGTCGAGCGAGGAGATAATTCATCATCAAACAACGGCTGATGAAGCTCACAAGGAACATGACGAAGAAATAGAAAGCGACAAAGCTTCTGCAGGAATTGTGGACACCTTAGGCAAGCTGTCATTGGATTCAAATGATGGAAATACAGAGACTCAGTTGAAGAATGGAATGAATAAGGACACACGAAAAGACCCCACGCCCGAAATAAAAGGTAGTCCAACTGTCAAAGTTGGGTACAGTGTCAGAATTTTACCTTCGTTGCAAGGAAGTTCTGGAATCCAGGCTAAGGTCAATCAACAGACCAATACAGTAAAACCCCTATCAAACTCGCAGAGCACACAAGCCTTTACAGACGCTGTGCAGAAGTTACTCCGTGCAGTACAGTTTAGCATTAAATCTTTACAGGGAAAGCAGGTGATAGGACATGTACCAAACATAAGCGCTGTAACAAATGAAAACCCAGAAAATGCAGTGAACAATCGTATTTCCTCCATAGTCAGTGATCAGCTAAGGACAACTGAAAAGACAAACACTGGTACTGTGCGAGGAATCAGCAACAGCCCGACAGCTATTAATACTGTTCAATTACTAGAGAAGCAGCCAGTTATTCCGAGCACACCAACAGGCCTAGGTCCGGATAAATTGTCCGCGTTTTCAAGAGCTAGAGGCCAAAATGGAGCTGCAACAaacgaaaatacaattttagaTCCATGGAAAGACTTGGAGCCCATCACAAAATCAATTTCTCCAACCAAGAAACTTGGCCCGTCAGGAAATGTGCTGTTTGAGTCTGCAACAGAGCTTGGAGTACCAAGAGGTGCACAGGACACTGATACAGTAAGCCACATACAAGAAG ATCTCGAGTTGTTTGCCGAAAAAGCCCTTCAAGCACACAATCACTATCGCGAAGAACACCATGCTTCTCGTCTTCGCTGGTCAGATGAACTTGCTGCTCAAGCGGAGAAATTAGCATATGACATGGCCATGAAAGGAATGGTAGAACGTTCTGATGTAGCTTCTGCGATGGGATATGGAGAAAACGTGGCTAAGATAACGGGAGTTCCTTTCAACGATGCAGGCTCGGTGGCAACAGATGTCTGGTATAGCGAATCCAGTAACTACAGTTATTCGTATCCTCGTGTTACAGCACAAACTGATGCCTTTACTCAGTTGGTTTGGCGAGAAACAACTGAAATTGGTATGGGCTGTGCTAAGGATATAGCCACCAATGACCTTTATGTTGTTGCCTTGTACAAGCCACCTGGAAACAATCGACGACTATTAAGAGAAAATGTCATGAATAAAGGAGCGATGACCGAGGATGTTTATGCCACTATTTTTAAGAGGACACAATAA
- the LOC136913148 gene encoding bactericidal permeability-increasing protein-like, which translates to MGSGCPALKAAMVRIFGLNTFIAAFILVSSQATKPGIRFRITDNGLGYVDSIAIQTLERKVKTAKIPDISGDAHTPIGHVSYSLSSVHFNSLSVPYSTLKTSANVGIQFQVTGASTSLSGNWHYRKDSWPHISGGGSFDLDVKGISVTVIAKLGVDSGGHPSIASANCSSSIGDVSIHFHGGASWLYNLFDHYIDGKIKGVLQDKLCAETSDLIDTDAEKALATFPVQKRIDKYAVINYALVSSPNFTQTFADVFIKGEFLSAISPREPPFSPSLLPFESESDKMIYVWLTDYVVNTAGFVYQSAGVLNETITPSMLPPNFSYPLNTNTVKLIIPKLYALYPNMPMKLEAYSTQRPQISTTSAGLSLFIEGQVQCYVQLKNGSYVYTLTMGTNISSLAKVGVKDGNITAHVNSVKIEVKLIDSAIGKISIETKLLQFLLDAFADRIIVNQLNKIAEVGFPLPMVDGIQIMNAEVMAGQGFNLVAADIKYDPTKTETERGMNKIVIV; encoded by the exons ATGGGATCGGGTTGTCCGGCTCTTAAGGCAGCTATGGTGCGTATCTTTGGTTTAAATACGTTCATTGCAGCATTTATTCTCGTGTCAAGCCAAGCTACCAAACCAGGTATTCGTTTTCGCATAACAGACAATGGTTTAGGATACG TTGATTCAATAGCCATTCAGACTCTTGAGAGGAAAGTGAAAACAGCCAAAATACCTGATATATCTGGTGATGCTCACACACCCATCGGACATGTATCCTACTCACTCTCCAG TGTACACTTCAATTCTTTATCCGTCCCCTACTCGACATTGAAAACAAGCGCCAACGTCGGTATTCAGTTCCAGGTCACTGGCGCCTCCACATCGTTGAGTGGGAATTGGCACTATCGAAAGGACTCATG GCCTCATATAAGTGGGGGAGGTAGCTTCGATTTGGATGTCAAAGGGATTAGTGTGACAGTGATAGCAAAATTAG GCGTTGACAGTGGCGGTCATCCCAGTATTGCTTCCGCCAATTGCTCAAGTTCAATAGGAGATGTGAGCATTCATTTTCATGGAGGTGCAAG TTGGCTGTATAATCTTTTCGATCACTACATTGATGGCAAAATAAAGGGGGTGTTGCAAGACAAG TTATGCGCGGAGACGTCAGATCTTATTGACACTGACGCTGAGAAGGCACTAGCAACGTTTCCAG TTCAAAAGCGAATTGACAAATATGCTGTCATAAACTATGCTCTGGTTTCAAGCCCCAACTTCACTCAAACGTTCGCGGACGTTTTTATTAAG GGAGaatttttgtctgccatttctCCAAGAGAACCTCCGTTCTCCCCTTCATTATTACCATTCGAATCAGAATCAGACAAGATGATCTATGTATGGTTGACTGACTACGTTGTCAATACAGCTGGGTTTGTATATCAATCAGCTGGTGTGCTGAACGAAACAATCACTCCATCCATG CTTCCTCCAAATTTTTCCTACCCATTAAACACGAATACCGTTAAACTGATCATTCCAAAG CTTTATGCTTTGTATCCAAACATGCCGATGAAACTGGAAGCATACTCCACGCAAAGACCACAGATCTCCACAACCTCTGCAGGTCTGAGCCTGTTTATCGAAGGTCAAGTGCAGTGCTATGTACAACTGAAAAATGGTTCATATGTGTATACCCTCACTATGGGAACG AATATTTCTTCCCTTGCAAAAGTTGGTGTCAAGGATGGCAACATCACCGCACACGTGAATTCGGTCAA gATAGAAGTAAAGTTAATCGATTCAGCCATTGGGAAGATTTCG ATTGAAACGAAGcttcttcagtttcttttgGATGCATTTGCAGACAGAATAATTGTCAACCAACTGAACA aaattgCTGAGGTGGGATTTCCTCTGCCAATGGTGGACGGTATACAGATAATGAATGCGGAAGTGATGGCTGGCCAG GGCTTTAACCTGGTGGCAGCAGATATCAAATACGATCCTACCAAGACTGAAACCGAGCGCGGAATGAACAAGATTGTCATAGTTTAG